In the Ranitomeya imitator isolate aRanImi1 chromosome 2, aRanImi1.pri, whole genome shotgun sequence genome, AGGGAAAAGAAGAATTTTAGATATTGCAGAAATAAGGCACTTAGTCCTTACCCTAACAGATAAATATGCCTCTGACATATAATAAGTGGAGTCACCATCGTGGACCCAAAGCAGGACTGAACAAGGTGCTGTATTTGAAAACTGCAGCTCTCAGGGGGTATGAAACTGCTTGGCTtaatacatccaattgtgaaacttatttttattccaagatctattaattaaaacttttttttctttcatcTAGATAGATTGGTTTTTATAGCAGTTGTAGCTCAATTTCTCTGAAACAGAGCTCCAACTCCACTGCACAAACATGGATTTaacctcttaggctgggttcacactgcgttgtgtgaacccgtttaacggactacgttacaccgcggcataacgcggtgtaacgtagtccgttaacgccgccattacaagcaatggcgagcgcatcgctagcgcacgcccacaatgggcgtgcgctagcgatgtgccgtcattgagtgacggacccgagacgccgcctgcagcgttttcgggtccgtcactgctagctcgccgctagcgcagatggagatagcagaagctccatctgcgctagcgctgtgtaagtgccggcacttgcgttagtgcagtccgtttaacggatatgttgaacggactgcactaacgtagtgtgaacctagcctaagtgaccaagccatttttttttttttttttttttttttaaatctgacatgtCACTTTTTGCAGTAGTACtgtaactctggaatacttcatcatatcccattgattttgagattgtttttttttcgtgacacataatACTTtgacaatggtaaatttaggttgatctgttttgtatttatttataaaaatatcagaaatttgccaaaaatgttacaaaatttgcaatttttaaactttgattatccctttaatccagatagtcaccacacaaaaacattaataaataattcccttgtgtctgctttacatcagcacccgttgtaaatttgttttattttgttagcattttagaaggtttaaaaatgtagcagtaatgtccttgaaaaatgaaatatttacaaaacgtattttttttttttagggatctgtTCATGCAAAAAGGTATGACAGGAATGAAAGTTTATTTTTGCCACCTAAGTTTTGATAACTTCCGAACAAGCCACTATAGCTGGAAGactttaaggccattatttggccccaaactgccatggcaaacatcaggaccacacgatcaagatctcagggtgccgatgaggTTAAAGAGGGAGCTCCCACCATGTAGGTGCCAGTCGCTATTGaccgcagcatttaaggggttaaaggaccgtAATTAGTGGCAACACTAATCGTGGCTGATGCATCAAGTTGTCAgcaatagtgtacagctgacacctACAGGATGGTGACCTCTTGGGGGGATTTTAGTTTCTTTTATTgaaggtcagtaaaaagatgtgtTGGTGGTAATTAAGGGGTGAAAAGAGAAGTCTTGtccacctgcagccaccactaaaggGTGTTTACGTAGACTTCATAAGATATGCGGGAAGCCCCCTATAGCGATGGCTGCAGATAAGTAGAATTTTTGTTAGGTCGCTCTCATGGCTACCCAGAGggtttggagctctgtatcagacTGCAGTAACAATAGATTGTCTGCACATAGCATTGAAGGTGTGACTTTACATCAGTCAAATGATTTATTTTGTCTTGCCCTAACTGCTGTTTGTTTCCTCACCAGACGTACACTGGGCCCTTTGTATATTACGTAAGAGCTGCTTTAATCGATGATGACATCCGGCATATATTGAATCATATGGGTTATATACAAGAACAAGGCACAGTCTACAGACTGAAGGACCATGTGGACACCGCGCAAGTCAAGAGAGTCTCCTTTGAACTTTTTCTAGCCCGAGTTGAATGTGAACTTCTCCTAGAAATCTACCTGCAAGTAAAGGATAAAGGCTATTTAGAAGTGGACGTGGTAAACGAGCGTAAAAACAGCAACGAGGACGTCAGGGGCTGCACGGACGAAATGAAGAGACGCGTGGAGTGCAAGGAATCCTTAAATGTATCCATGGCTAGGATGGTTCTTCAAAAATCTGCCAGCGAGAGGGCCCCATCTAAGGATTACTTTAAGCAAAAGGTAACAAAACCATCGAAGTCTGTTGACGCCTATGACAGCTACTGGGACAGCAAGAACAAACCGCCACTTACTGCATCTCTCAGCCTGCGCAAGGAGCCTATCCTGGTAGATGCTGAAGACGACCTCAAAGATGAAATCATTCGTCCGCCACACTCCCTGCTGACTATGTCTAGCTCTCTGCATGGCTGCTCCGATGAGTTTTTAAATCTTTCCTCCAACCCCAACGGGCTAATACGAGCCAATGCTACATATGGCTACTTCCCCAACGAAGACGATGTAGACTTGTATACGGACATGGATGCTAGATTACTAAATGTGAAGAGGCAGGAGCTGGCCAAACCTGAATCATGGCTGTTTGAAAACAAAACAAATCCGGCTTATCACAAGCGTTCACAAGTAGCCAAAGA is a window encoding:
- the SPATA2 gene encoding spermatogenesis-associated protein 2; translated protein: MDTKYKEDLFRKYVQFHESKLEASDSKQRAVSDEYLRTAASALLSLPKIDPIYRFRLIRFYEVCDNSLKTLRTSNLRSLHNAAAMLETIGINLFLYPWKKEYKNIKTYTGPFVYYVRAALIDDDIRHILNHMGYIQEQGTVYRLKDHVDTAQVKRVSFELFLARVECELLLEIYLQVKDKGYLEVDVVNERKNSNEDVRGCTDEMKRRVECKESLNVSMARMVLQKSASERAPSKDYFKQKVTKPSKSVDAYDSYWDSKNKPPLTASLSLRKEPILVDAEDDLKDEIIRPPHSLLTMSSSLHGCSDEFLNLSSNPNGLIRANATYGYFPNEDDVDLYTDMDARLLNVKRQELAKPESWLFENKTNPAYHKRSQVAKETVFIKCQNCGGPSGSPICQKCESMLLYRPDGPLLKQNNLSIKTTVQSDSYSLGSALREKSSYGTSSSQERPPQQNAKMKTSTTLRCGFCNRAGASNTCTVCSKVSCDACVVAYSHEYCCRKSDYHRFAPNNQLNYKSSQLSHLVYR